Proteins from a genomic interval of Massilia sp. KIM:
- the kdsA gene encoding 3-deoxy-8-phosphooctulonate synthase, giving the protein MKLAGFDVGLEHPIFLIAGTCVIESRQMALDTAGTLKEITSALGIPFIYKSSFDKANRSSGKSFRGPGMEKGLEILADVRKEIGVPVLTDVHDEEMIPVVASVVDVLQTPAFLCRQTDFINACARSGKPVNIKKGQFLAPGDMKNVIDKARNAAREAGLPEDNFMACERGVSFGYNNLVSDMRSLAIMRESNCPVVFDATHSVQLPGGQGTSSGGQREHVPVLARAAVAAGVSGLFMETHPDPANALSDGPNAVPLGRMKDLLTTLVELDRIVKKSGFLEADFK; this is encoded by the coding sequence ATGAAACTCGCCGGTTTCGACGTCGGCCTCGAGCACCCGATCTTCCTGATCGCGGGCACCTGCGTGATCGAATCGCGCCAGATGGCGCTCGACACCGCCGGCACCCTGAAGGAAATCACCAGCGCGCTGGGCATCCCCTTCATCTACAAGTCGTCCTTCGACAAGGCCAACCGCTCCTCGGGCAAGTCCTTCCGCGGCCCGGGCATGGAGAAGGGCCTGGAGATCCTGGCCGACGTGCGCAAGGAGATCGGCGTGCCGGTCCTCACCGACGTGCATGACGAAGAGATGATCCCGGTCGTGGCCAGCGTGGTCGACGTGCTGCAGACCCCGGCCTTCCTGTGCCGCCAGACCGACTTCATCAACGCCTGCGCGCGTTCGGGCAAGCCGGTCAACATCAAGAAGGGCCAGTTCCTGGCGCCTGGCGACATGAAGAACGTGATCGACAAGGCGCGCAATGCGGCGCGCGAAGCCGGTCTGCCGGAAGACAACTTCATGGCCTGCGAGCGCGGCGTCTCGTTCGGCTACAACAACCTGGTCTCGGACATGCGCTCCCTGGCCATCATGCGCGAATCGAACTGCCCCGTGGTGTTCGACGCCACCCACTCGGTGCAGCTGCCGGGCGGCCAGGGCACCTCCTCCGGCGGCCAGCGCGAGCACGTGCCGGTGCTGGCGCGCGCCGCCGTTGCGGCGGGCGTGTCGGGCCTGTTCATGGAGACCCACCCTGATCCGGCCAATGCGCTGTCGGACGGCCCCAACGCGGTGCCGCTCGGACGCATGAAAGACCTGCTCACCACGCTCGTCGAACTCGACCGCATCGTCAAGAAGTCCGGTTTCCTCGAAGCGGACTTCAAGTAA
- the ftsB gene encoding cell division protein FtsB, with protein MRLITIALAALLLLIQYPLWLGKGGWLSVADMKGQVEAVRLKTEQLKARNAKLESEVRDLRDGTGAVEERARYELGMIKQNEIFVQVLRKDEQPAVSMTEPPPPPPPKDKAKH; from the coding sequence ATGCGCCTGATTACGATTGCCCTTGCCGCTCTGCTCCTGCTGATCCAGTACCCGCTCTGGCTCGGCAAGGGCGGCTGGCTGTCCGTGGCCGACATGAAGGGGCAGGTCGAGGCCGTGCGCCTGAAGACCGAACAGCTCAAGGCGCGCAACGCTAAGCTCGAATCCGAGGTGCGCGACCTGCGCGACGGGACGGGCGCGGTGGAGGAGCGCGCGCGCTACGAGCTGGGCATGATCAAGCAGAACGAAATCTTCGTGCAGGTGCTGCGCAAGGACGAGCAGCCCGCGGTCTCGATGACCGAGCCGCCGCCTCCGCCGCCGCCGAAGGACAAGGCGAAGCACTGA
- a CDS encoding CTP synthase: protein MTKFVFVTGGVVSSLGKGIAAASLAAILESRGLKVTLLKLDPYINVDPGTMSPTQHGEVFVTDDGAETDLDLGHYERFISTRMKKVNNFTTGQIYESVIRKERRGEYLGKTVQVIPHITNEIQDYIRRGAEGVDVALVEIGGTVGDIESLPFLEAARQLSLRVGRKSAAFVHLTLVPYIASAGELKTKPTQHSVQKLREIGISPNALLCRADRRIPDDERAKISLFANVEEQAVISVWDVDTIYKVPQVLHDQGLDDIICEALGIEAPKADLSVWTKLIHTLENPKHEVTIGMVGKYVDLIESYKSLTEALRHAGIHTESRVNIEYLDSEEIESRGCDHLAKYDAILVPGGFGKRGVEGKIMAARYARENRIPYLGICLGMQVALIEFARHVAGLPNANSTEFDPETDQPVVALITEWQNHDGKVEKRDVNSDLGGTMRLGAQTCAVNPGTLAADIYGNVVTERHRHRYEGNNYYLPKIEAAGLVVAARTPNEDLLEIMELPREVHPWYVGVQFHPEFKSTPRSGHPLFTSFIQAALKHQAANTNVAANAQAPALQGDAA from the coding sequence ATGACCAAATTTGTATTCGTCACTGGCGGCGTCGTGTCTTCCCTCGGCAAGGGGATCGCGGCCGCCTCCCTCGCCGCGATTCTCGAGTCCCGCGGCCTCAAGGTTACCCTCCTGAAGCTGGACCCGTACATCAACGTCGACCCGGGCACCATGAGCCCGACCCAGCACGGCGAAGTGTTCGTCACCGATGACGGCGCCGAGACCGACCTCGACCTCGGCCACTACGAGCGCTTCATCAGCACCCGGATGAAGAAGGTGAACAACTTCACCACCGGCCAGATCTACGAATCGGTGATCCGCAAGGAACGCCGCGGCGAGTACCTGGGCAAGACCGTGCAGGTGATTCCGCACATCACCAACGAGATCCAGGACTACATCCGCCGCGGCGCCGAAGGCGTGGACGTGGCGCTGGTCGAGATCGGCGGCACCGTGGGCGACATCGAATCGCTGCCGTTCCTGGAAGCCGCGCGCCAGCTGTCGCTGCGCGTGGGCCGCAAGTCGGCCGCTTTCGTGCACCTGACCCTGGTGCCCTACATCGCCTCGGCCGGCGAACTCAAGACCAAGCCGACCCAGCACAGCGTGCAGAAGCTGCGCGAGATCGGCATTTCGCCGAACGCCCTGCTGTGCCGCGCCGACCGCCGCATCCCGGACGACGAGCGCGCCAAGATCTCGCTGTTCGCCAACGTGGAAGAGCAGGCCGTGATCTCGGTGTGGGACGTGGACACCATCTACAAGGTGCCCCAGGTGCTGCACGACCAGGGCCTGGACGACATCATCTGCGAGGCGCTCGGCATCGAGGCGCCGAAGGCCGACCTGTCGGTGTGGACCAAGCTGATCCACACCCTGGAAAACCCGAAGCACGAAGTGACCATCGGCATGGTGGGCAAGTACGTCGACCTGATCGAATCCTACAAGTCCCTGACCGAGGCGCTGCGCCACGCCGGCATCCACACCGAAAGCCGGGTCAACATCGAATACCTCGACTCGGAAGAGATCGAGAGCCGCGGCTGCGACCACCTGGCCAAGTACGACGCCATCCTGGTGCCGGGCGGCTTCGGCAAGCGCGGCGTGGAAGGCAAGATCATGGCGGCGCGCTACGCCCGCGAGAACCGGATTCCCTACCTCGGCATCTGCCTGGGCATGCAGGTCGCGCTGATCGAATTCGCGCGCCACGTGGCCGGCCTGCCGAACGCCAACTCGACCGAGTTCGATCCCGAGACCGATCAGCCGGTGGTGGCCCTGATCACGGAGTGGCAGAACCACGACGGCAAGGTCGAGAAGCGCGACGTCAACTCCGACCTGGGCGGCACCATGCGCCTGGGCGCCCAGACCTGCGCGGTGAACCCGGGCACCCTGGCCGCCGACATCTACGGCAACGTCGTGACCGAGCGCCACCGTCACCGCTACGAAGGCAACAACTACTACCTGCCGAAGATCGAAGCGGCCGGCCTGGTGGTCGCGGCGCGCACCCCGAACGAAGACCTGCTCGAGATCATGGAGCTGCCCCGCGAGGTGCACCCGTGGTACGTGGGCGTGCAGTTCCACCCCGAGTTCAAGTCGACCCCGCGCAGCGGCCATCCGCTGTTCACCTCGTTCATCCAGGCCGCCCTCAAGCACCAGGCGGCCAACACCAATGTGGCGGCGAACGCGCAAGCGCCCGCCCTGCAAGGAGATGCAGCATGA
- the eno gene encoding phosphopyruvate hydratase, with amino-acid sequence MSAIVDIIGREIIDSRGNPTVECDVLLESGVMGRAAVPSGASTGSREAIELRDGDPRRYFGKGVLRACENINTEISEAIMGLDANEQAFLDRTLIDLDGTENKSRLGANAMLAVSMAVAKAAAEEAGLPLYRYFGGSGAMQMPVPMMNVINGGAHADNNLDIQEFMIIPVGAPSFKEALRYGAEVFHTLKKILHSKGLNTAVGDEGGFAPSVANHEEAIKLIMQAIEQAGYQAGSQIAIGLDCAASEFYKDGKYVLEGEGLSLSAADFTNMLATWCDKYPIISIEDAMAEGDWDGWATLTQALGKRVQLVGDDLFVTNTKILKEGIQKGVANSILIKINQIGTLTETFAAIEMAKRAGYTAVISHRSGETEDSTIADIAVGLNALQIKTGSMSRSDRMAKYNQLLRIEEDLGDVATYPGRDAFYNLK; translated from the coding sequence ATGAGTGCTATTGTTGATATCATCGGCCGCGAAATCATCGACTCGCGCGGCAACCCGACCGTGGAATGCGATGTGCTGCTGGAATCGGGCGTGATGGGCCGCGCCGCGGTGCCGTCGGGCGCCTCGACCGGTTCGCGCGAGGCGATCGAACTGCGTGACGGCGATCCGCGCCGTTACTTCGGCAAGGGCGTGCTGCGCGCCTGCGAGAATATCAACACCGAGATCTCCGAAGCGATCATGGGCCTGGACGCCAACGAGCAGGCCTTCCTGGACCGCACCCTGATCGATCTCGACGGCACCGAGAACAAGAGCCGCCTGGGCGCCAACGCCATGCTGGCGGTGTCGATGGCCGTGGCCAAGGCAGCCGCCGAGGAAGCCGGCCTGCCGCTGTACCGCTACTTCGGCGGTTCGGGCGCGATGCAGATGCCGGTGCCGATGATGAACGTCATCAACGGCGGCGCCCACGCCGACAACAACCTGGACATCCAGGAATTCATGATCATCCCGGTCGGCGCGCCGTCCTTCAAGGAAGCGCTGCGCTACGGCGCCGAGGTGTTCCACACCCTGAAGAAGATCCTGCACAGCAAGGGCCTGAACACCGCCGTCGGCGACGAAGGCGGCTTCGCCCCGTCGGTGGCCAACCATGAGGAAGCGATCAAGCTGATCATGCAGGCGATCGAGCAGGCGGGCTACCAGGCCGGCAGCCAGATCGCGATCGGCCTGGACTGCGCCGCGAGCGAGTTCTACAAGGACGGCAAGTACGTGCTGGAAGGCGAGGGCCTGTCGCTGAGCGCGGCCGACTTCACCAACATGCTGGCCACCTGGTGCGACAAGTACCCGATCATCTCGATCGAGGACGCGATGGCCGAAGGCGACTGGGACGGCTGGGCGACCCTGACCCAGGCCCTGGGCAAGCGCGTGCAGCTGGTGGGCGACGACCTGTTCGTCACCAACACCAAGATCCTGAAAGAGGGCATCCAGAAGGGCGTGGCCAACTCGATCCTCATCAAGATCAACCAGATCGGCACCCTGACCGAGACCTTCGCCGCCATCGAGATGGCCAAGCGCGCCGGCTACACCGCCGTGATCTCGCACCGTTCGGGCGAGACCGAGGACTCGACCATCGCCGACATCGCCGTGGGCCTGAACGCCCTGCAGATCAAGACCGGCTCGATGTCGCGTTCGGACCGCATGGCCAAGTACAACCAGCTGCTGCGCATCGAGGAAGACCTGGGCGACGTCGCCACCTACCCGGGCCGCGACGCCTTCTACAACCTCAAGTAA
- a CDS encoding Dps family protein: protein MNIDIGINQEDRAKIVESLSRVLADSYMLYLKTHNFHWNVTGPMFSTLHVMFEEQYTEMWNALDDIAERIRALGHFAPGTYKRYAELSNITEEADVPSAKEMIRQLVDGHETLIRTAREAVKVADDLDDFPTADMLTTRMEVHEKNAWMLRAFLEHGAGSMQGDASSD from the coding sequence ATGAATATCGATATCGGCATCAACCAGGAAGACCGCGCCAAGATCGTCGAGTCGCTGTCGCGCGTGCTCGCGGACAGCTACATGCTGTACCTGAAGACCCACAATTTCCACTGGAACGTCACCGGCCCGATGTTCTCGACCCTGCACGTGATGTTCGAGGAACAGTACACCGAGATGTGGAACGCCCTGGACGACATCGCCGAGCGCATCCGCGCGCTGGGCCACTTCGCGCCAGGCACCTACAAGCGCTATGCCGAGCTGTCGAACATCACCGAGGAGGCCGACGTGCCTTCGGCCAAGGAAATGATCCGCCAGCTGGTGGACGGCCACGAGACCCTGATCCGCACCGCGCGCGAAGCGGTGAAGGTGGCGGACGACCTGGATGACTTCCCGACTGCGGACATGCTGACCACCCGCATGGAAGTGCATGAGAAGAATGCGTGGATGCTGCGTGCCTTCCTGGAGCACGGCGCGGGATCGATGCAGGGTGATGCGTCGTCGGACTGA